A single region of the Mesotoga sp. BH458_6_3_2_1 genome encodes:
- a CDS encoding MFS transporter: MDISLFRASSSVREIVTEIFIYSNLSITALFSQLFHSKGFSSIEIGILMAVTPTLSIIANPFWFRRSSRTGGPSVMGTVSIVSAVSVWTVFFSSTFETSLIAMCFFAFFVVSIIPIAESVVVPSLRKKSKRFDRVRLFGTVGYSITALMSGIILKYGFVFIFIMATVSLSTVAFVSRTYPTGRKLKRTDEETDPSSLPLQFYLLVLAGVASITIGAFGSTFLPVLTSERGFNVSSAGFAFSLMAFSEVPFLFFAEKVVEKIGNTRLLVIGIFATGLRWFLTSMAISFPVFLLLQMLHGINYIVVYYSVMNYIHTRFEASRATRALTIYWMSTTGLSYLLGSVLGGVLIRTFGIVRVYTATGITGMAIAIFFSFLFAAFHKRTAFTYL, from the coding sequence GTGGACATTTCTCTTTTTAGGGCCTCTTCCAGCGTCCGTGAGATCGTTACTGAAATATTCATATATTCAAATCTCAGCATCACCGCTCTTTTCAGTCAGCTTTTCCACAGCAAAGGCTTTTCATCAATAGAGATCGGGATTCTGATGGCGGTTACTCCTACCCTCTCAATTATTGCAAATCCTTTTTGGTTTAGGCGATCAAGCAGGACAGGGGGGCCATCTGTTATGGGAACAGTTTCTATTGTCTCGGCAGTCTCTGTCTGGACAGTTTTCTTCTCATCAACCTTTGAAACTTCATTGATTGCAATGTGTTTCTTCGCGTTCTTTGTTGTGAGCATAATACCTATCGCTGAGTCTGTGGTCGTTCCTTCTTTGAGAAAAAAGAGTAAACGCTTTGATCGCGTAAGATTATTCGGAACCGTTGGTTATTCGATTACCGCCCTTATGTCGGGAATCATATTGAAGTACGGATTTGTCTTTATCTTCATAATGGCCACAGTGTCATTATCTACAGTGGCCTTTGTAAGTAGAACCTATCCGACAGGCAGGAAACTGAAAAGGACAGATGAAGAGACTGATCCCTCATCTTTGCCACTTCAATTTTATCTGCTTGTACTTGCCGGTGTCGCCTCCATTACTATTGGAGCATTTGGATCAACCTTTTTGCCTGTCTTAACCAGCGAAAGAGGTTTCAATGTTTCCTCGGCAGGGTTCGCGTTTTCTTTGATGGCTTTTTCGGAAGTCCCATTCCTTTTCTTCGCAGAGAAGGTGGTTGAGAAGATTGGTAATACACGCCTTCTAGTAATAGGAATCTTTGCAACAGGTCTTCGATGGTTTTTGACATCGATGGCGATTTCTTTTCCCGTCTTTCTCCTTCTTCAAATGCTTCACGGCATCAACTATATTGTTGTCTATTACTCTGTCATGAATTACATCCATACAAGATTTGAAGCCAGCAGAGCCACCAGAGCGCTTACAATCTACTGGATGTCGACTACCGGATTGAGCTATCTTCTTGGCTCCGTACTTGGCGGAGTGCTCATTCGTACATTTGGAATTGTAAGAGTGTACACTGCCACAGGAATAACCGGTATGGCGATTGCCATCTTCTTCTCGTTTTTATTTGCCGCGTTCCACAAACGAACTGCCTTCACATATCTTTAA
- the epsC gene encoding serine O-acetyltransferase EpsC, protein MKRIKQTLIDISMDVDSYLEKDPTASSKWHIILFSAGFHGLLLYRISTLLWKNRLVFLARGLHLFSRIVYSMDIHPAARVEGGVVIDHGVGVVIGSTASVGTGTLICHGVTLGSKNVMKGKRHPDIGRNVVLGAGAKILGPIYIGDNSKVGANSVVIEHVPQFSIVTGIPGRIHRVCERLGSQQ, encoded by the coding sequence ATGAAACGCATAAAGCAAACATTGATAGATATCTCTATGGACGTAGACTCCTATCTTGAGAAGGACCCTACAGCTTCCAGCAAATGGCACATCATTCTCTTCTCTGCGGGTTTTCATGGTCTTTTGCTATACAGGATTTCTACCCTTCTTTGGAAAAACAGGCTTGTTTTTCTGGCCAGGGGCCTCCATCTATTTTCAAGGATAGTATATTCAATGGACATTCACCCTGCAGCTCGAGTAGAAGGCGGAGTTGTAATTGATCATGGTGTAGGAGTTGTTATAGGTTCGACGGCTTCAGTGGGGACGGGAACGCTGATATGTCACGGAGTGACTCTAGGCTCAAAGAATGTGATGAAGGGAAAGCGGCACCCGGACATTGGGCGAAATGTTGTGCTTGGGGCGGGGGCTAAGATACTTGGCCCGATTTATATTGGAGATAATTCTAAAGTCGGCGCAAACAGCGTGGTTATTGAACACGTGCCTCAATTCTCTATTGTTACCGGCATACCGGGGAGAATCCATAGGGTATGTGAAAGACTGGGATCACAACAATGA